Sequence from the Candidatus Poribacteria bacterium genome:
TGGTGGTTCAGGAGCCGGAGATACTGGGAAGCTACGACATACTGGGGATGGACTTCCACTCCCCCCTCCCCGAGGATTACAACGACGTCTATTCGGAAAGCCTGAGGGAGATAGGCCTGGAGGTGGTTCACGCAAGCCTAACCGAGTTAAACGAGGAGATAAGCGGGATAAACGAGGATAAGGCCGGGGAGATCGCAGATATGTGGATGGAAGAGGCCGAAGAGGTGAAGGAGACGAATAGGGAGGAGGTGCTGAAGGCGGCTAGGATGTATTTAGGGATGGAGAGGCTCATGGACAGGTATGAGGCAACTGGGATAGCCATAAGGAGCCTCGTCCCCTGGGTGAGGGGAAAGATAGAGGTTACCCCGTGCCTTGCGAACACCGAGCTGAACAAGCAGCTCAGGGTAGGGGTCTGTGAGGGCCTTGTCAATAGCGCCATCACTGAGATGTTCGGCATCTACATCACTGGCAGGCCGAGCTTCGTCGGGGATGTTATAGGGATAGATAGGGTCAACGATACTGTGACCTTCGCCCACTGTCAGTGCCCGATAAATCCCCACGGTGACGACAGGGTGCCTTACATCATAAGGAGCCACGCTCTGCAGAGGTGGAACAGGAGATTGCCCGAGGACTACCCCGAGGCCGGACCGACCCTCAGCGCTGTCGTCCAGGTGAGGCTTCCCACAGATGAAGCCGTCACGGCGGTGAAGCTCAGCCTTTATGAGAGAAAGATCGCCTTAAGCACAGGCGTAAGCGTCCCGGGTGGAGGGCTTTACACCGATTTCGACGACATACTCTGTAGGACTAAACTCGTCATGAAGACCGACACCGAGGCGTTCGAGAGGAAATACGATACCGTCACCTTCGGGGTGCATAGGAACATCATCTACGGCGATCACAGGGAGAGGTTTAAGGATCTGGCCGTTCTCCTCGGATATGAGGTTGTGGAGGAGATGTCATCAACCTTGCTATAAGATGTCGGTTGACGGCGCTGAATTTGACGACTTTAAGATGCTCGGCCCAACCGGAGTTTCCCCCGATGCCGGTGCCGAGCTGATAGCTTTGGCGGCAGAGGAGGCGTTCAGAGAACTTTACCCTCTTCCAGGCTGGCGCCAAACCCCGTGATCTGGCTCATCAAAAACATATATATGGGGGGAGATTGAAAAAGCTAAAGGAGAAACCGAGATGAGATACTTCATCTATAACTCCCCCGCCTTCAAATCCTATCTCGATAGCAGCTCGCACGTGAGAGGAGAGGTGGAGTTCCTGAGGTTGATAACGAGGAAAGGGATGGTGGGTATGGACATCGGGGGAAACGTGGGCGTTACGACCGTAACGATGGCGAAGGAGATCGGGGAGGAAGGGAAGGTATATGCCTTCGAGCCTAACCCCGGAAATATCGAGGCACTGAAGAGAAACCTGGCCATCAACGGGTTGAAAAACGTCAAACTCATCCAGATGGCGGTGAGCGATAAGGTCGGTGAGGTGGATTTCTACGGGAGCACTATCATTCCCGAGGAGGGGGCACAAAGGAGGAGAGTTAAAACCATCTCATTGGACAGATTCGCCGATGAGGAGAGGCTCGAAAGGGTGGATCTGATAAACATGGATTGTGAGGGGAGCGAACTGCTGGTTTTAAGAGGGGCTGAGAAAACCCTCCAGAATAACGACGTTAAGATATTCTGCGAGGTTCACCACGGTTTTCTCGAACGGTTAGGACAATCCGTTCAGGATATCGTGAGCTACCTTGAGAGTTTGGGGTTCCAGGTATACGGCGTCTCACTGGAGGACCTGAGCTTGAAGGAGGAGATAGACAAGCCGGAGTATATCTTCGCCGCTAAAAGGCTAGATCTATGAAGGGGAATAACAGCGAGGCGCGATACTATCCCAAATCGAAAGTTGAACTTCACGGGTTCATGGCCTATCATTACGATCTGATGTTGGATATCGTTACCCTCGGAGGATATCCCCCGTTCATCAGGAGGGTGATAGGGCTGATGGGGATCGAGCCGAAGGATAGGATACTCGACCTCGGCGCCGGGACGGGCAGAAACGCCTGCCTGATGATGGGATACCTCTCGTCCGAAGGCGAACTGATCGGGGTGGATATCTCCGATGAGATGATCTCGCAGTTTCTGAGAAAATGCGCTGACTTCCCGAACGCCAGGATCGTCAAGGCGAGGATCGACCGTCCTCTGCCATTCAAGGGAGGATTCGACAAGGCCTTCATCTCCTTCACGCTCCATGGATTCCCTCAGGAGGTCAGGGAGGAGATAATAAGAAATGCCTTCGAAATGCTGAGAGATGGTGGAACGCTATTCATACTGGATTACAACGAGTTCAACCTAAGGGAGATGCCCCTTTACCTGAGGATCCCGTTCAAGCTCGTGGAATGCCCCTACGCCTTCGATTTCCTCAGGAGGGATTGGAGGGGGATTCTGGCCGATAACGGGTTCGGCGAGTTTGAGGAGCATATCTTCTTCAAATACGTGAGGCTGCTTAAGGCGAAGAAAAGGAGGGTTGACGGTGGAAAAGATCGGAAAGGCGGTCTGGTCCCATCCGACGAGGGACTTCGCCGAGGGACCTCAGTCCGTCTCAGGAATGGTTAAAAGGTTGAAGGACGCGGGGTTTGATCTGATCATCCCCTGTGTGAAGGACACGGATGGCGCCCTCTCCTACCACAGCCGTATAGGGGACATACATCCCAGCTTCAAAGATTGGGACCCGCTGGACGTCCTCGCCGAGGAGGCGTCCAAGGCGGGGCTGAAGGTGCATCCCTGGATGTGTGTCTTCCCGGAGGGCGATAGGTCAAGGCTGCTGCGGGAGAACCCCGATCTGGCCGCCAGGGATAGAGAGGGAAAACCCCTGGGATGGGCGTGTCCCAGGAGGGAGGAGGTGCAGAGATATGAGCTCTCCCTCTACGAGGAGATATTGGAGGGATACGACGTGGCGGGCGTTCACCTGGATTACATCCGCCATGCCGGCTCGCAGATGTGTTTCTGTCAGGTCTGCAGGGATGATTTCAGAAAGCTGACGGGCAAGGAGCTGACGGAGCTGACGCCCAAGGACGAGGAATGGGAGAGGTTTCTGGAATGGCGCGCCGAGCCGATCACCCGGTTCGTAAGAAGCATCCGGGAGATAACGAAAAAACGCGGCAAGGAGCTATCGGCGGCCGTCTTCTCGGAGTATCCCTCATGCCTGATAGGCGTCGGCCAGGACTGGGTGAGATGGGCTGAAGAGGGGCTGGTGGATTATCTCTTCCCCATGAATTACACCAACAGCACCAAGGTGGCCGTATCCAAGACGAAATGCCACATCGCCCTCGTCGGGGAATCGGTTCCGGTCTGGGAGGGTCTCGGCAAATCCAGCTCAGCCTCATATCTCCCCACGGAGGCGCTGATCGAGCAGATCGAGGGGGTTTTGGAGGCAGGGGCGCAGGGAGTTGTCCTGTTCCATTACGCCGCCGTGGAGGATTCGGATCTCGATCGAATCAAGAAGCTATAGGACCGGCAGGATACATGAGACGAACTATCTCCACGTCGTGGTGACTCGAATGCCCGCGTGACACAGAGAGGTGAGCGAGGATGGTGAAGATAGACAAGGGGAAATGCGATGGATGTGGCGAGTGCATAATGGCCTGCCCGAATCAGGTCCTCTGGTTCGACGAAGGGGGCAAAAGCGTGAAGGTGTTATATCCCTTCAAATGCAAGAACTGCTACAAATGCGTGAAGGCATGTAAGCGGGGAGCTATCTCCCCCACCGATAGCGCCATACGCCATAGATAAACGGAGGAGGGAAGGGAGATCAATGGGGAAGGAGATGGGCTATCTTTACTACGCCAACAGCCTTGGACTCGGCATAGCCGATCTGGAAAGGATCGATATCTTAGGCAGATCGATCGAGGAGGTCACGGTGAAATTTAAACCTCACAGGAGATATAACTTGCAGAGACAATGGAGGACGGATAAAGCTGAGGAGCTTCTCGGACGCGCTTTAGCGACTTCAGGAAAACCCTGAAAAGGGGGGAATTTTGGAGAAGGTTTACCGGCTGCTTGCCCGACAGATCATCGAGGATTACCGGATAGAAAGGGGCATATGCGTCGAGATCGGCTCAGGGGACGGCAAACTGGGATTGGAACTCGCCAAGCTGACGGAGCTTTACATCTACATGGTGGATATCGATGGGAATGCCCTGAGGAGAGCGCTACGCAACGCACATGAGGCGAATCTGTCGGGCCGGATAACCGTCATACTGGCCAGGGCGGAACAGTTGCCCTTTGCGGAAGGCTCGGCCGATCTGGTCGTCAGCCGCGGCTCCATCTTCTTCTGGGAGGATAGGCCGAGAGGGTTGAGGGAGGCATATCGTATCCTGAAGCTCGGCGGCGTGGCCTTCGTCGGCGGAGGGTTGAGCCGCTACGTCTCCGAAGGGGAGAGGAGGGAGTTCGTCAGAGCCAGAATGGCCGCGTTGAAGGACGAGGAGAGCAGGAGGGAATGGATGAGATTGCGTTCGTCCCTGTATTTTCGACGGATCCTCCGCCAGGCTGAGATCCAGGATTTCAAACTGATCGTCGATCCCCCTGGGATCTGGGTGGAGATATGGAAAAGATAAGGAACGCCATCGAGGTCTCCCGCTTAACCAAGCGTTTCGGGGACATCCAGGCGGTCGACGGGATAAGCTTTCAGGTGAGGAAGGGCGAGCTTTTCGGGTTCCTCGGCCCGAACGGAGCTGGGAAGACCACGACGGTGAGGCTATTGACCGGCGTGCTGAGGCCTGACGCGGGCAGGATAAACATCATGGGGTTCGACATCTCAAAGGCTCCGCTCGAGGCTAAGATGATGATGGGGATCGTCCCCGAGATGTCCAACCCGTATATCGATCTGTCCGCCTGGGATAACTTGATGCTGATGGGCGAGCTATACGGGGTGCCGAAGAGGAGGAGGAGGCAAAGGGCCATAGAGCTGCTGGAGCTGTTCGAGCTGCAGGACAGAAAGGATCAGAAGACGAAGGGGTTTTCCAAGGGGATGAAACAGCGGCTCATCCTGGCCATGGCTCTAATTCACGAGCCGAAGCTGCTCTTCCTGGATGAGCCGACATCCGGGCTGGACGTGCAGAGCGCAAGGCTGATAAGAGAGCTCATCAGGGAGTTGAACCGAAACGGGGTGACGGTGTTCCTGACCACACATAACATCGCCGAGGCCGATCAGATGTGCGACAGGGTCGCCATCATCAATCGGGGCAAAATCGTCGCCATCGACGAGCCGGAAAACCTCAAGTCTGCCTTCAAAAGCTCCCAATCCGTGGAGGTCGCCTTCGACAGGCCGGTGGATGACTCGGAGCTGTTGCGACACATAGAGGGCGTCAGCGAGATCAGAAGGGAGGGGGGCAGGCTCAGGCTGTATACCGATGAGCCCGGCGATGTGGCATCCCGTCTCGTCGAATACGCCAAAGCGCATGGATTGAGGGTGTTGAGCCTAAACACCCTGGGGCCGAGTTTAGAAGACGTCTTCGTCCACCTCACGTATGCCAGGAAGGAGCAAGATGAGGAGCGATAGCTGGCGGTTCAGGGCGAGGATACGGCTCATCCACGTTCTTGCGATAGCTAGGAAGGACGCCAAGATCTACTATCTCAAGGCGCCCGTCCTGATATACGGCATCCTCCTCCCGATAGCTTTGTTCTTCGCCTTCGTCATAGGCAGAGGAATACCGCCCGTGAGAGCTCTGCCGGGACTTGTGGGGATGGTGCTTTTCTTCACCTCCTCCTCGGCCACACCGGTTGTGATCCCCTGGGAAACCCGGATGCGGACGTTAGAGCGGTTGATCTCCACTCCCGCCTCCGTCTCCTCCATAATCTCCGGGGATATCCTCGCCGGATTTACGTATGGTATAACCATCTCCCTCATTCCGCTGTCGATCGGCATATTCGCCCTCGGCGCGAAGGTTGTCAACCCGTTCATCATGGCGGTTGACCTCATCCTGGGAGCTCTCTGTTTCTCCGCCCTGGGGAGCTTGTTATCGTCGCCCCCGACGGATAACCCCTCGAACGTCATGATGCTTTCAAATCTGGTCCGATTGCCGTTGCTTTTCATAAGCGGGGTGTTCATCCCCATCGAAAGGATGCCTGGCTGGGGGAAAACCCTCGCCCTCATCTCACCCCTCACCTACGCCAGCGACCTGGCACGACATTCGCTCTTAAACGAGGGATACTATCCGATCCCGCTCGATATAGCCATGA
This genomic interval carries:
- a CDS encoding ATP-binding cassette domain-containing protein, producing the protein MEKIRNAIEVSRLTKRFGDIQAVDGISFQVRKGELFGFLGPNGAGKTTTVRLLTGVLRPDAGRINIMGFDISKAPLEAKMMMGIVPEMSNPYIDLSAWDNLMLMGELYGVPKRRRRQRAIELLELFELQDRKDQKTKGFSKGMKQRLILAMALIHEPKLLFLDEPTSGLDVQSARLIRELIRELNRNGVTVFLTTHNIAEADQMCDRVAIINRGKIVAIDEPENLKSAFKSSQSVEVAFDRPVDDSELLRHIEGVSEIRREGGRLRLYTDEPGDVASRLVEYAKAHGLRVLSLNTLGPSLEDVFVHLTYARKEQDEER
- a CDS encoding class I SAM-dependent methyltransferase, with the protein product MKGNNSEARYYPKSKVELHGFMAYHYDLMLDIVTLGGYPPFIRRVIGLMGIEPKDRILDLGAGTGRNACLMMGYLSSEGELIGVDISDEMISQFLRKCADFPNARIVKARIDRPLPFKGGFDKAFISFTLHGFPQEVREEIIRNAFEMLRDGGTLFILDYNEFNLREMPLYLRIPFKLVECPYAFDFLRRDWRGILADNGFGEFEEHIFFKYVRLLKAKKRRVDGGKDRKGGLVPSDEGLRRGTSVRLRNG
- a CDS encoding class I SAM-dependent methyltransferase, with product MEKVYRLLARQIIEDYRIERGICVEIGSGDGKLGLELAKLTELYIYMVDIDGNALRRALRNAHEANLSGRITVILARAEQLPFAEGSADLVVSRGSIFFWEDRPRGLREAYRILKLGGVAFVGGGLSRYVSEGERREFVRARMAALKDEESRREWMRLRSSLYFRRILRQAEIQDFKLIVDPPGIWVEIWKR
- a CDS encoding family 10 glycosylhydrolase; amino-acid sequence: MEKIGKAVWSHPTRDFAEGPQSVSGMVKRLKDAGFDLIIPCVKDTDGALSYHSRIGDIHPSFKDWDPLDVLAEEASKAGLKVHPWMCVFPEGDRSRLLRENPDLAARDREGKPLGWACPRREEVQRYELSLYEEILEGYDVAGVHLDYIRHAGSQMCFCQVCRDDFRKLTGKELTELTPKDEEWERFLEWRAEPITRFVRSIREITKKRGKELSAAVFSEYPSCLIGVGQDWVRWAEEGLVDYLFPMNYTNSTKVAVSKTKCHIALVGESVPVWEGLGKSSSASYLPTEALIEQIEGVLEAGAQGVVLFHYAAVEDSDLDRIKKL
- a CDS encoding ABC transporter permease; the protein is MRSDSWRFRARIRLIHVLAIARKDAKIYYLKAPVLIYGILLPIALFFAFVIGRGIPPVRALPGLVGMVLFFTSSSATPVVIPWETRMRTLERLISTPASVSSIISGDILAGFTYGITISLIPLSIGIFALGAKVVNPFIMAVDLILGALCFSALGSLLSSPPTDNPSNVMMLSNLVRLPLLFISGVFIPIERMPGWGKTLALISPLTYASDLARHSLLNEGYYPIPLDIAMILAFGTTFIAVGIALHKRNIPKRISQ
- a CDS encoding FkbM family methyltransferase; the encoded protein is MRYFIYNSPAFKSYLDSSSHVRGEVEFLRLITRKGMVGMDIGGNVGVTTVTMAKEIGEEGKVYAFEPNPGNIEALKRNLAINGLKNVKLIQMAVSDKVGEVDFYGSTIIPEEGAQRRRVKTISLDRFADEERLERVDLINMDCEGSELLVLRGAEKTLQNNDVKIFCEVHHGFLERLGQSVQDIVSYLESLGFQVYGVSLEDLSLKEEIDKPEYIFAAKRLDL
- a CDS encoding 4Fe-4S binding protein; the encoded protein is MVKIDKGKCDGCGECIMACPNQVLWFDEGGKSVKVLYPFKCKNCYKCVKACKRGAISPTDSAIRHR